One stretch of Macrobrachium nipponense isolate FS-2020 chromosome 16, ASM1510439v2, whole genome shotgun sequence DNA includes these proteins:
- the LOC135195572 gene encoding uncharacterized protein LOC135195572: MSALSVLIGQRKVIRKKVTEYYNRSSTFNTLSQEEKLSIKGILVNYKNKLTDLDTEILDKKFPGDSDSTDLEMELSLCQDYIDKIETCLPLLDISSSILSSSNVSDVARSLLKQPVAPLPKFRSVEGEDFLKFITEFEGTTKAFNYPDRDLLLLLKQQVEGRGKVLLGSLEADKQHYADAKELLISAFASTDIRKNSAIKKITALHLKDGEDPFLFISELRTVCESVKTLNISVEEFIRYFAWYGLNDSFQRHLIQITGKTHPALNDIKTNFFTACERYENDKKVAKGTKSKISQNVQEYKDFSRKEKAVNLAVEAVTSDSDSRSSPSCSLCLKVGNANNSHFIYECSKFPSPTNKVQILKSKHGCVKCGQFSHESNNCHFRFRRRCFNCRGWHMSYLCESEPSKGSRSKQSDKVNFETPQKVNSGVAVLLHSYGNSVLPTFSFSIGSDIYRGLRDSGSQSTFITSRLAEEKNLKTINSDVRLTVSGFNGNKEYYTKIVEVPVKIGSLSFIIFGLVVPDISIALKLPLLGKVIESFQNQGMMFADKLLNKHTRTIDNVNLLFGTDFLHCLAGTDVIFGDVDPSVYIDSHAGILLQGNVDLMLNNVTCLNVNPGVLNSVPDGNVRSVSTVHVGSSSLLLNTRIDFLSDGDQDNGFEVNCSFSVINDKGKSSRPRRKAAETSEARTRQMLH, translated from the exons ATGTCTGCTTTATCTGTGCTTATTGGACAAAGGAAAGTCATCCGCAAAAAGGTGACTGAATATTATAACAGGTCCTCCACATTCAATACTCTTAGCCAGGAAGAAAAATTATCTATCAAAGGTATTCTGGTAAATTATAAGAATAAGTTAACTGACTTGGACACTGAGATTTTGGATAAGAAATTTCCAGGGGATTCTGATAGTACAGATTTAGAGATGGAATTATCATTATGTCAGGATTATATAGATAAGATTGAAACCTGTTTACCTCTCCTAGATATTTCCTCGAGTATCCTTAGCTCTAGTAATGTTAGCGATGTAGCCAGAAGTTTACTTAAACAACCTGTGGCACCTCTTCCCAAGTTTCGTAGTGTAGAAGGTGAAGATTTTTTGAAGTTCATCACAGAATTTGAGGGAACTACTAAAGCTTTTAACTATCCCGATAGGGATTTGCTTTTGTTACTTAAACAACAAGTTGAGGGTAGAGGAAAGGTTTTGTTAGGTTCCTTAGAAGCGGATAAGCAGCATTACGCTGATGCCAAAGAATTGCTAATTTCAGCATTTGCATCAACCGATATTCGGAAGAATtcagccattaagaaaattactgCTTTGCATTTGAAAGATGGTGAAGACCCCTTTCTCTTTATTTCCGAACTCAGAACGGTATGTGAATCAGTGAAGACTTTGAATATTAGCGTTGAGGAGTTCATTAGGTATTTTGCTTGGTATGGGCTGAATGATAGTTTCCAGCGCCATTTAATTCAGATTACAGGCAAGACTCACCCTGCCCTGAATGATATAAAGACAAACTTTTTTACAGCATGTGAGAGATACGAGAACGACAAAAAGGTCGCTAAAGGTACAAAGAGTAAAATCTCGCAGAATGTACAGGAATATAAGGACTTTTCTCGAAAAGAAAAAGCGGTAAATTTAGCTGTAGAGGCAGTAACTAGTGATTCAGATTCCAGGTCTTCACCCAGCTGTTCTTTGTGTCTTAAAGTTGGTAACGCTAataattctcattttatttatgaatgttcAAAGTTCCCTTCCCCTACCAATAAGGTGCAAATTTTAAAATCTAAACACGGTTGTGTTAAGTGTGGTCAGTTTAGTCATGAATCTAACAACTGTCATTTCAGATTTAGAAGACGTTGTTTTAATTGCCGTGGTTGGCATATGAGTTATCTTTGCGAGTCTGAGCCCTCCAAAGGCAGCAGATCTAAACAATCTGATAAAGTAAATTTTGAAACTCCACAAAAAGTAAACAGCGGTGTGGCCGTTTTGTTGCACTCGTATGGAAACTCGGTGTTACCCACGTTTTCTTTCAGTATTGGCAGCGACATTTACAGAGGTCTAAGGGACAGTGGCTCACAAAGCACCTTCATCACTAGTAGGTTAGCTGAGGAGAAAAACCTTAAAACTATCAATTCGGATGTTAGACTTACGGTGAGTGGATTTAATGGGaataaagaatattatactaAAATTGTAGAAGTGCCTGTGAAAATAGGTAGTTTGTCCTTTATAATTTTTGGCTTAGTTGTACCTGATATTAGTATTGCTTTAAAATTGCCTTTGCTTGGTAAAGTAATTGAAAGTTTTCAAAACCAGGGTATGATGTTTGCTGATAAGTTGTTAAATAAACACACTCGCACCATTGATAATGTTAACCTCTTGTTTGGTACAGACTTTTTACATTGTTTAGCAGGTACCGACGTAATTTTTGGTGACGTTGATCCTTCGGTATACATAGATTCTCATGCTGGCATTTTATTGCAGGGTAATGTCGATTTGATGTTGAACAACGTAACCTGCCTAAATGTAAACCcaggagttttgaattctgtaccTGACGGTAATGTTCGTTCGGTTTCTACGGTGCATGTTGGTAGTAGCTCGTTGTTATTAAACACGAGAATAGATTTTCTGTCTGATGGTGACCAGGACAACGGGTTTGAAGTAAACTGTTCCTTTTCAGTTATCAATGATAAAG gtaAATCCTCACGTCCCCGCAGGAAAGCTGCAGAAACCAGTGAGGCGAGGACAAGACAAATGCTTCActaa